From the genome of Streptomyces xanthophaeus:
CGGGTCGTGACGAACGAAGATCATGACGAACGAAGGAGTCCCGCCATGCCGACCCCCGGTCCGCTCAGCGATACCACCGCCACGGTGGAGATCCATCCCACGGCCCTGGGGCCGCTCGTGCTGGCGGCGACGGACGACGCGCTCGTGCTGTGCTGCTACGGCACCACCGAGGAAGCCGCGGAGCGCCTGGGCCGGGCCGGACTGCGCCCGGCCGGACCGGGGGAGGCGGGCGCACCGGGACGCAAGGTCCTGGACGAGGCCCGGGAGCAGATCGACGCGTACCTGGCCGGGACGCGCCGGGACTTCACCGTCGCGACGGACCTGCGGCTCGCCACCCCGTTCAGCCGGCGCACCAACCTGATGCTGGCCGAGTTCGTCCCGTACGGGCGCACCGCGACCTACGCGGAACTCGCCCGGGCGCTGGAGCGGCCCGGCGCCGCGCGTGCCGTCGGCACGGCGCTGGGAGCGAATCCGCTGTGCGTGGTGCTGCCCTGCCACCGGATCATCGGCTCCACGGGCAGTCTCAGCGGCTACGCGGGAGGGCTGGAGGCCAAGCGCCATCTGCTCGCCCTCGAAGCCGCGGCCGCGCCGGCCGCCTGAATCCGCCCTCCCCGCCGCAGAAAGCAGAGCATGTGAGCGCGTACGAGCCGTCCCAGCTCCCCGGCCTCGAACTGCCCGGCCCGGTCTTCGCCCCCTCCGCGCCCGGAACCCTCGACTGGACGCGGCTGGCCGCGGAACTGAACACCGAGGGGGTGGCGGTGACGCCGCCGCTGCTGTCGGCCGAGCAGTGTGCGGAGCTGCGGGACCTCTTCGACCACCCCACGGCCTTCCGCAGCACCGTGACCATGGCGCGGCACCGCTTCGGCGAGGGCCTCTACCGCTACTTCGCCTACCCGCTGCCCGAGCTCGTCCAGGACCTGAGGGAGCGGCTGTACCCGCCGCTCGCCCTGATCGCCAACGACTGGGCGCGGCGTCTGGGGCAGCCGGCCTTCGCCCCCGACCACGCGGGGCTGGTCGAGGCGTGCGCGGCCGCCGGGCAGCACCGCCCGACCCCGCTCCTGCTCCGGTACGGGCGGGGCGGCTACAACTGCCTGCACCAGGACGTCTACGGTGACCTGACCTTCCCGCTCCAGGTGGCGATCATGCTCGACCGCCCGGACGAGGACTTCACCGGCGGGGAGAGCGTGTTCGTCGAACAGCGCCCGCGCGCCCAGTCCCGCCCGCTCGTCAGACGGCCGACCCAGGGCCAGGGCCTGATCTTCACGGTCGACCACCGCCCGGTGCGTTCGGTGCGCGGCTGGAGCCGGGTGACGCTGCGGCACGGCGTGAGCGCCGTCCTCAGCGGGGAGCGCCACGTACTGGGCGTCATCTTCCACGACGCGCGGTAGGAGCGGTCGGATGTCTATACCGGGAGGCGGCGGAATCAACCGGTCCGAGGACCCGGTTTCTGCCGCCCCGTTCCAGCGGATCGGCGGAACCCGCGGTTCCTGCGGGTCAGCGCCCCGTACGGCGCGCCCGCCCCCGGCAGAACCGCCGCTCGCGCTGGAGTTCCGCTGAAGTTCCGCACCACCTGGCTTCCGTACGGTCGCCTTGCGACGGAGCGCCGATCTTGACGAGCCGTCGTGCACCACGGCTGATCGGGCGGTCCAACGTGAGGAGCGGTGGCGAACATGCAGCACGTCCAGGGCGCACAGGTCACGACGTCAGGGCACGATCCCGGACCCGACGGTCCGGGCCTTGCGGTCGACAGCTCTCAACACCGGCTCATCACCGCGTCCCTGCAATCGCTGGCGCAGGAGATGAACGACATCGCCGAGCAGGCGTCCGCACTGCTCACGACTCCGGCGGGCCGTCCGTCGACCGACTCCGAGGTCTTCGCCCGGATCGCCCGCAGAACCGTTCCCCGCTGGCACTTCGCGATGCTGAACGACACCGAGCGCAATGACGCCCTGGCCGGCGCTCTGGCTCGTGGCGTCCCGGCCGGAGCGACCGTGCTGGACATCGGCTCGGGGAGCGGGCTGCTCGCCATGGCGGCGGCCCGGGCCGGCGCGGCCCGCGTCATCACCTGCGAGATGAATCCGCTGCTCGCGGAGGTGGCCCGGCAGGTGATCGACGCCCACGGCTTCAGCGACGTCATCACGGTGATCGGAAAGCCGTCGACCGCGCTGGAGATCGGCCATGACCTCGACGGCCCGGTGGACGTGCTGGTCTCGGAGATCGTCGACTGCGGGCTGATCGGCGAGGGGCTGCTGCCGTCGATCCGGCACGCGCGCCGGCATCTGCTGAAGCCCGGCGGGATCATGTTCCCCTCCGCGGCCCGGATCCTGGGCCGGCTGGTCAGCAGCGAGGACATCCTGCGGCTCAACCAGGTCACGACGGCCGGCGGCTTCGACGTCTCGCTGATGAACACGCTGTCCACCCGGGGCCACCTCCCGGTGCGCCTGAGCACCTGGCCCCACCGGTTCCTGTCCGAGACCGCCACGGTCGTGGAGTTCGACCTGGCCGGGGACCCCCTGGAACCGGGCGAACGCCAGGTCGACCTCACCGCGAGCAGCGACGGGGAGGCGCACGCCCTGGTCGTCTGGTTCGAGCTGGACATGGCGGCCGGCACCACACTGACCAACTCCCCGGAGAACACCCGGTCGCACTGGATGCAGGGCTGGGTCCCGCTGGAGAAGTCCGTCCAGGTGAAGGCGGGCGAGAACGTCCCGCTCCGGCTCCGGTGGAGCGACTTCTCCCTCAGCGTGCACGTCTGACGTCCCACCGACACCGCCCGCGGACCCACCCCGCGCCGCCGGCCGTACCTCCTGCGCATCCGGACCAAGGAGAACGCAATGAGTCACGCACCGCAGCACGTCCCGTTCGAACTCAGCGGCACCGAACTGCGCGACGCGATCGTGCAGTACGCCACGAACCCGATCTTCCTCGACAACCTGGACTGGCAGAACGACGACAACCCCTACCGCCGCCAGCTGCGCCCGCAGATCCTGCCGCACCTCGACTTCGACAAGGTGCCGGGCCGGGAGAACATCCTCGACTACACGAGCCTGGCCGTGCAGCGCCTGCTCACCTCGGTCTACGAGGCGGACCTGGTGTTCTTCCCCAAGTCCGGCCTGGAGGGCAAGGAGGAGGACTTCCGCGCGTTCTACAGTCCGGCCAACCGGGCGCTCGGGGAGCGAATACGCCCCGCTCTGGAGCGCTACGCCTTCGGTTTCCTCGACGACGAGGTCGAGACGTCCGGCAAGTGGACCAGGGCGAGCCTGGACAGCTACCTCGACTCGCTCAACATGGGCGGCGGCGAGGAACTGTCACCGATCGAGGCGGCCATCACCGGCTCCACCGACCCCGAGCGCGCCGCCCGCATGTGGCTGGTGCAGTTCGCCCCCGACTTCCTGTCCGAGGCGTCGCCGATGATGCGCAACGTCCTCGGCTACTACGGGCCGGTCCAGTCCGAGTGGTTCAAGGTCGTCATCGACGAGTACGGCTACGGCGTGCACGACACCAAGCACAGCACCCTGTTCGAGCGGACGCTGGAGTCCGTCGGCCTGAAGTCCGACCTCCACCGGTACTGGCAGTACTACCTCAACAGCAGCCTGCTGCTGAACAACTACTTCCACTACCTGGGCAAGAACCACGAGCTGTTCTTCCGCTACGTCGGCGCCCTGTTCTACACCGAGAGCTCGCTGGTGGACTTCTGCCGGCGCGCCGACCGCCTGCTGCACGGCGTCTTCGGCGACTCCGTCGACACCACCTACTTCACCGAGCACGTCCACATCGACCAGCACCACGGCCGCATGGCGCGCGAGAAGATCATCGCGCCGCTCATCGAGGCGCACGGCGAGGGGATCATCCCCGAGATCGTCCGGGGCATCGAGGAGTACCGGGTGCTGCTGGAGGTCGCCGACAAGGACTTCGTCGCGCAGATCTCCTGGATGGACGACCAGCCGGAGCTCAAGAAGCTGCACGGCCCCGTCTACGAGGCCATCAGGGAAGGCCGGGTCCAGGCGCCGGTGGCGCACCTGGTCGAGCCGTTCAACGAGCTGTCGAACACGCACTGCCACGAGGGCGACGAGCTCTGCCACATCGTCTCCGGCACCATGCGCTTCGAGAGCGGGCTCGGCTCGTCGCTGACGCTGGAGGCCGGGGAGGGAGTCGTCATCCGGCGCAACCGGCTGCACGGCGCCGACATTCTGTCCGAGGAGTGTGTCTACGAGATCCACTCGGTGGGGGATTACCGCAAATGCCTGTAGTGAGCTTCCCGGTCGCGGGGCGGGAGAACTGCGTGGTCGTCTCCGGGACGGCGTACGTGTACGCCACGGTCGGCGGCCGCGGCTTCGTGATGAACGCCCAGTGCCCCCACCGCGGCGGCCCGCTCCACCTGGCCGGTGTGACGCCGGACGCCGACCGGCTCATCTGCCCCTGGCACGACCGCAAGACGTCCGCGGCGCGGCTGCGGGGCGAGATCCCGGCCGTGCGGACCGGGAACCGGGTCACGGCGGTCCTGCCCGACCGTCCCGCCCGCGCCGCGACGGCCCCGGGCGACGTATGCGGCCGCACCAGCCGTGAGTACCGGCCATTGTCGGCCGAACTCGCCCGCCCGGGTGCGGCGGTCTGATCCCATCCCGTTGCACCCGGCGCCGGACATCCGGCGCCGGGTGCAACGGCCTGCACCGACCCGGTGTTCTACAGGTGGCGGCGCACCGGCCGAAGGCATCACGACGAACGAGGAGTGTGGACCATGGCGTGGGACGGCGAGAAGCCGCTTCTGCTGCTGATCGGAAGCAGCGGTCAGCGCAGCAGGGAGTTCATTCTGCGGACGGTGAGCACGCGTTACGCGTTATGGCTCCTCCAGCCCGCTCCGGTGAGCTGGGAAGAGCCGTACGTCGTGGGCTCCACGATCGTGGACAACACCGACCCGGACGCGCTGACGGCGGCCGCCCGGCAGGTGGCCGCCGAGCACACCCTGGCCGGTGTGTTCTGCTACGACGAGGGGCTCGTGACCCCCGCCGCGCACGTGGCCCGGGCGCTCGGGCTGCCGGGCAACTCCCCCGAGTCCGTCATCGCCTGCCGGGACAAGGCCGCCACGCGGTCCGCGCTGGAGGCGGCCCGGGTGCCGCAGCCGGCCTCGATCGGCGTACGGTCCCTGGCCGAGGCCCGGGCGGCGGCGGAGAAGATCGGCTTCCCCGTCGTGCTGAAGCCGCGCGGCCTGGCCGGCGGGATGGGCGTGCGCAAGGCCGACGGCCCCGATGACGTGGAGAACGCCTACCGGGCGGCCTCCGGCGCCTCCTAC
Proteins encoded in this window:
- a CDS encoding methylated-DNA--[protein]-cysteine S-methyltransferase produces the protein MPTPGPLSDTTATVEIHPTALGPLVLAATDDALVLCCYGTTEEAAERLGRAGLRPAGPGEAGAPGRKVLDEAREQIDAYLAGTRRDFTVATDLRLATPFSRRTNLMLAEFVPYGRTATYAELARALERPGAARAVGTALGANPLCVVLPCHRIIGSTGSLSGYAGGLEAKRHLLALEAAAAPAA
- a CDS encoding 2OG-Fe(II) oxygenase, translated to MSAYEPSQLPGLELPGPVFAPSAPGTLDWTRLAAELNTEGVAVTPPLLSAEQCAELRDLFDHPTAFRSTVTMARHRFGEGLYRYFAYPLPELVQDLRERLYPPLALIANDWARRLGQPAFAPDHAGLVEACAAAGQHRPTPLLLRYGRGGYNCLHQDVYGDLTFPLQVAIMLDRPDEDFTGGESVFVEQRPRAQSRPLVRRPTQGQGLIFTVDHRPVRSVRGWSRVTLRHGVSAVLSGERHVLGVIFHDAR
- a CDS encoding 50S ribosomal protein L11 methyltransferase; translated protein: MQHVQGAQVTTSGHDPGPDGPGLAVDSSQHRLITASLQSLAQEMNDIAEQASALLTTPAGRPSTDSEVFARIARRTVPRWHFAMLNDTERNDALAGALARGVPAGATVLDIGSGSGLLAMAAARAGAARVITCEMNPLLAEVARQVIDAHGFSDVITVIGKPSTALEIGHDLDGPVDVLVSEIVDCGLIGEGLLPSIRHARRHLLKPGGIMFPSAARILGRLVSSEDILRLNQVTTAGGFDVSLMNTLSTRGHLPVRLSTWPHRFLSETATVVEFDLAGDPLEPGERQVDLTASSDGEAHALVVWFELDMAAGTTLTNSPENTRSHWMQGWVPLEKSVQVKAGENVPLRLRWSDFSLSVHV
- a CDS encoding iron-containing redox enzyme family protein; the protein is MSHAPQHVPFELSGTELRDAIVQYATNPIFLDNLDWQNDDNPYRRQLRPQILPHLDFDKVPGRENILDYTSLAVQRLLTSVYEADLVFFPKSGLEGKEEDFRAFYSPANRALGERIRPALERYAFGFLDDEVETSGKWTRASLDSYLDSLNMGGGEELSPIEAAITGSTDPERAARMWLVQFAPDFLSEASPMMRNVLGYYGPVQSEWFKVVIDEYGYGVHDTKHSTLFERTLESVGLKSDLHRYWQYYLNSSLLLNNYFHYLGKNHELFFRYVGALFYTESSLVDFCRRADRLLHGVFGDSVDTTYFTEHVHIDQHHGRMAREKIIAPLIEAHGEGIIPEIVRGIEEYRVLLEVADKDFVAQISWMDDQPELKKLHGPVYEAIREGRVQAPVAHLVEPFNELSNTHCHEGDELCHIVSGTMRFESGLGSSLTLEAGEGVVIRRNRLHGADILSEECVYEIHSVGDYRKCL
- a CDS encoding Rieske 2Fe-2S domain-containing protein, which produces MPVVSFPVAGRENCVVVSGTAYVYATVGGRGFVMNAQCPHRGGPLHLAGVTPDADRLICPWHDRKTSAARLRGEIPAVRTGNRVTAVLPDRPARAATAPGDVCGRTSREYRPLSAELARPGAAV